The Lacerta agilis isolate rLacAgi1 chromosome 14, rLacAgi1.pri, whole genome shotgun sequence sequence cctccctccctgggccCCTAGTTGACCCTGCAGGCCCGGATCATGAGCAGCTGCAGCAGGATGAAGACGGGCGACAGCAGCAGCCCGAACCACAGCTCCCGGCTCTGGCCCGCCAGCTTCTGGCCCAGCAGCACCTCGAAGACGAACTTGAGGCTCAGCAGCGTCAGCACCCACAGCAGCCGCAGCACCGCCAGCCGCTTCTCGCCGTCCTGGAAGAGCCGCACCGACACGATGGTGCTGAAGTAGGCGCTCAGCCCGTCGGCCGCGAAGAAGGCCGCCAGCACCGCCCACCAGCTCAGCGCCTCCCCGGACTCCCCGCCGTCCGCCTTCAGCACCAGCAGCGCCGACGCGGCCAGGAGCGCCAGCGCCTGCAGGAGGAGCTCCAGGGGCGCGAAGCCCAGCCACTGAACCAGCTCGCGGAGGGAGAACAGCATCGCCTCAGACGCCTCAGGAGGACGGACGCCGCTCTGCGCCTGCGCGGGGGCACGCTTCCGGTCGCCGAGGGCGGTTTCCGGCGCGCCGCGGGTGAAATAAGGCGGGCACGGACTCGCCTCAGGAGGAGAAACGAGGCTCTGCGCCTGCGCGGAGGCACGCTTCCGATCGCCGAGGGCGGTTTCCGGCGCGCCGCGGGTGAAATAAGGCGGGCACGGACTCGCCTCAGGAGGAGAAACGAGGCTCTGCGCCTGCGCGGAGGCACGCTTCCGATCGCCGAGGGCGGTTTCCGGCGCGCCGCGGGTGAAATAAGGCGGGCACGGACTCGCCTCAGGAGGAGAAACGAGGCTCTGCGCCTGCGCGGAGGCACGCTTCCGGTCGCCGAGGGCGGTTTCCGGTGCGCCGCGGGTGAAATAAGGTGGGCACGGAATCGCCTCAGCCACCTCAGGAGGAACGAGGCTCTGCGCCTGCGCGGCCGACCCGTTTCCGGTGGCGGAGGCCGGCTTCCGGCGCACTGCTGTGAAAAGAAGGCGGGAACAGCGTCGCCTCAGGAGGAGAAACGCGGCTCTGCGCCTGCGCGACGGCCCGCTTGCTGGAATCAgacttgtagggttggaaggggcaccccaaaggtcatccagtccaaccccttctCCCCCTCAGTGCAGGAATCGCTGCTAATGGTGTTAATTGCGTGTTTCATCACAAATGAGACAGCACCCGCGGCCTTGTTCGCTGAGCGGTGCTGCGGTTGGGGGAAGGGCCCTGGGAAATGATAGAATCGCAGAGCTGTAATTGGAAGGAATCCCCAAGGACCacccactccaaccccctgcgatgctgTTGGGTTGCCGTttctaattttattatgtattttgtggttttatatcttgattttattctgtgaaccgccctgagaccccggtatataaattcaataaataaaaaataaaataaatgcaggaatcgcagctgaagaatCCGTGGCAGtaagccatccaacctctctttaaaatctCATGTTTGTCGTGATAttttaattgaaacaaaatagaaaattctttccagtagcaccttagagaccaactgagtttgttcttggtatgagctttcgtgtgcatgcacacttcttcagatacacacaaaagctcatatcaagaacaaacttagttggtctccaaggtgctactggaaagaattttctattttgtttcgactatggcagaccaacacggctacccacctgtaacgtgATATTTTAATGTTGGTTTTAAAATAGTGCCTTTAAAGTGTTATGAATGAAGGAGAGAACCTGCCATCTTCCGAGGTGGTCCGTTCCACGTTGAAGGGCTCTCACCCTCAGAAAGTTGTTCCTAATGTTTGGTCAGAATTCCTCTTGTAATATGAATCCGTTGGTTCTAGTCCTTCCCTTGGGACAAGCTTGCTCTACCTTCCATGTAACGGAAATTTGAAGATGACTTTCCtaccacctctcagtctcctcttttccaggctaaacatacccaactccctctgCTATTCCCCACAAGGCTGTTCCCAGACCCGTCgtcatcttggctgcccccctctgcacacaaaccaacttgtcaatatccttaaacggaggtgctcagaactggacattGGACTCCTCCAGGTGGGGACTGACCTGCTGATACAGCCTAGAAAAGCATTAGCCTCTTTTGCCGCTGGATCACAGGAAGGAAACGCTCAAGGAGATATACTGTGCTGGAGAGGAAGGCTTTTATTTgaattcatttattaatttttatttggtgttCCGGACACACGGGCAATTCAGCGCCATTTCCCTCTCCCAGAAAGGGGTGGCATGTGTGGGATGAATTGTGCTGGCCCCACAGCGAGGGTAGGGTGGGGAGCTATGAGCAGCTGGCTGAGAATGGAGGCCTTGGCAGAATTTGGGTTGCCAAGCCTATTCTCTACATGGGATCACCAAGTGTGTAGAAGCATCGCAGAGCCTAGAGGGAGGGAAAGGTGTGTCAGCAGATGCCAGGGTGGTGAAAGGGTTGAGCGTGTGTCTCCAATCTCCTCCACTTCCTCTGGAAGTGaaagcaggtggggtggggggtgggcagcctTTATTTGCTGTGCCTCTGCCCCTTTAGCAACCCGGCTTTAGAAAGGTCAGATCTTGAAGGTTCCCACCCTGGATGCGTGAGCGGGAAGGAGTATTTTCAGCAATAGATCTGGGGCGGAAGTCAGAAGTGAGTGGTCTTGTCGGCAGTCGTGTAAGGAGGAGGTCTGCCTTGGcctgaaaatgaaataataattgtaaCAGTAATGAAACCAAGATCCAAGCAGACATCTTTGGTGTGCAGGACAGAGCTGTTTCCGTAAATGCTTTCCTTAATAATCCTATTCATTCTTTTTACAAACTGCTTGCAAGTTTTCCACAATCAAGGGGGTGAGTATGTGAATGaattaaataagaaataagaataaTGCTGAGTAatgtaaagaaggctgatcgccgaagaattgatgcttttgaattatggtgctggaggagactcttgagagtcccatggactgcaagaagatcaaacctatccattctcaaagaaatcagccctgagtgctcactagaaggacagatcctgaagctgaggctccagtactttggccacctcatgagaagagaagactccctggaaaagaccctgatgttgggaaagatggagggcacaaggagaaggggacgacagaggatgagatggttggacagtgttctcgaagctaccaacatgagtctgaccaaactgcggaaggcagtagaggataggggtgcctggtgtgctctggtccatggggtcacgaagagtcggacacgactgaacaacaacaaatgtaagagCACCCTGGGCTTGAATAACAGATCCACAAagttgtaaagctggaagggccCCCAAGGGTGCTCTAGTTCAGGAATCATTGAgggggcagcaatggccaccagcttAGATGGCTCCCAAAGAGGATCGGGAaaatgcatggaggaggagagggcaatcaaaggctcctagccaggatggctgtgctctgcctccacagtcgagaggcagtgatgcttctgaaaaccagttgcttgaaacagcaggaggggagaatgtagctcttgtgcttggatcctgcttgtgggtttctcataaGGGGCAGctgtttggtcactgtgagaacaggatgcaggactcgatgggccactgggctgatccagctatcgtatttttcgctccatagggcgcaccggaccatagggcgcatctCGTTTTTagtggaggaaacaagaaaaaaaaatatttttctggttttcctcctctaaaagccctgtgtttttgaggatcagctaaaggttttgcagcttttgaaaagccctgttttttttgaggatcagctaaatgttttgcagcttttttgcaaagggaaaagccctggtttttttgaggttcggctaaaggttttgcagcttttttttgcaaaggggaaaaccctgtttttttgaggatcagctaaaagttttgcagcttttttgcaaaggggggaaaagcaaagctccttttgcaaagaggaaaagccccatttttatagggttcaactcacatttctgcagcttctaaaggaaagggagccttttctacagtttccagacagataatctaatcagctagtcacatgtcgctggggaaacaaaccacctccctctgcagcacattcaacaatggaggcctgggcaagggggcggggctgaaagggagcctggactcttatctctctcccgatctcttgctgatcagctgctgagcggggtcctttcaacacccccttttctctttgtaaaataaaaagcatgatcctcttttggcccctgtgcaatttagctccagggaccaccattcgctccataagacgcacaggtatttccccttactttttaggaggaaaaaagtgtgtcttatggagcgaaaaatatggtatatggggctgctcttatgttcttgGGTGCAGCTGACTCTGGGGTGGAGCCTTGAG is a genomic window containing:
- the TMEM203 gene encoding transmembrane protein 203, with product MLFSLRELVQWLGFAPLELLLQALALLAASALLVLKADGGESGEALSWWAVLAAFFAADGLSAYFSTIVSVRLFQDGEKRLAVLRLLWVLTLLSLKFVFEVLLGQKLAGQSRELWFGLLLSPVFILLQLLMIRACRVN